A segment of the Bacillus sp. es.034 genome:
TATGCGTGAAATGGTGAAGGAAGAAGTTTCCGAGCTTGAAGAGCAAATCGAAGCGTTGGAAGCCCGTCTGAAAATATTATTGATCCCGAAAGACCCGAACGATGATAAGAACGTTATCATGGAGGTTCGTGGTGCTGCAGGTGGAGATGAAGCTGCCCTGTTTGCCGGTGATTTATACCGCATGTACAGCCGATTCGCTGAAGCACAAGGTTGGAAGATTGAAGTGATGGAAGCGAACTCCACTGGTGTCGGTGGATACAAAGAGATCATCTTCATGATCAACGGAAATGGCGCTTTCTCTAAAATGAAGTATGAAAACGGTGCACACCGCGTGCAGCGTGTACCTGAAACAGAGTCCGGCGGACGTATCCATACGTCGACGGCAACGGTTGCCTGCCTGCCGGAAGCGGAAGAAGTCGAAGTCGATATCCACGATAAAGATATCCGTGTCGATACGTTCGCTTCAAGCGGCCCTGGAGGACAAAGTGTTAATACGACCATGTCTGCCGTGCGCCTTACGCATATCCCGACAGGTGTCGTCGTGTCATGTCAGGATGAAAAGTCCCAAATCAAGAACAAAGAAAAAGCGATGAAAGTTTTGCGTGCCCGCGTGTACGATAAATTCCAGCGCGAGGTTCAAGCGGAATACGATGCCAATCGTAAATCTGCCGTTGGTACCGGTGACCGTTCCGAGCGTATCCGTACGTACAATTTCCCACAAAACCGCGTCACGGATCACCGTATCGGACTGACGATCCAGAAGCTTGACCAAATCCTTGAAGGAAAAATGGATGAAGTCATCGATGCATTAATCATTGAAGATCAGTCCAAACTTCTTGAAAGACTGGAAGAATAGTCATGGTGACGGTATTTGAAGCCCTGAAATGGGCTTCTTCTTTTTTAGTCGAAAACGGCCGCGATGAGAATGTGGGAGAAATCTATCTGCGGCATCTGCTTGGCATGTCACGATCACAGCTGCTGGCGGAACAGCGGAGGTCCGTCCCTCAAGAAAAATGGGACGAATTTCAGGAGGGGATCCGGACGCATGCTGGCGGCGTCCCGATTCAGCATATCATCGGGACCGAGGAGTTTTATGGCCGTGAGTTTGTGGTGAATGAGCATGTACTGATTCCTCGACCGGAGACGGAAGAGCTGATTTATTATGGTCTGGAGAAGATGAAGGATTTGTTCAGTGATTCGGCTTCTCCTTTGCAGGCTGCCGATGTCGGGACGGGAAGCGGGGCGATTGCCGTTACGTTAAAGCATGAGTCAAAGCGGTTGCCTCTTGAAATGATGGCTGTCGATATTTCTTCGGAAGCACTGGCGGTTGCCGGGGAGAATAGCAGGAGACTCGACGCAGATGTGCGCTTTTTTGAAGGAGATTTGTTACAACCTTTGATCCAGGCCGGTGTGAAGCTGGATATTCTTTTATCCAACCCTCCATACATCCCACTGACGGATCGCGAAACTCTATCAAATGTTGTGATTGATCATGAGCCGGAACTCGCTTTATTTGGTGGGGAAGACGGCTATGATTTGTATAAACGCTTTATGGAAGAGCTGCCTCTTGTCATAAAAGAAAAATTCTTGATTGGCTTTGAAGTCGGAGTCGGCCAGGGAGAAACGGTTGCGGATCTCCTGCGCGCGACCTTCCCGGATGCAGAAACAGAAGTCGTTCATGATATCAATGGTAAAGATCGTATGGTGTTTTGTGTGAGAAAATAAGTGTATGCCCTCGATTATGGTGATCGGGGGTGTTTTTTAAATCCCAAACAAAAATGTTATTTTACTAGTTTAAGATTCCCCCATTTTGACCACACTGTTTACCAAGGGGGAGAGGACATGAAAACAAAACACACAGTACTATTGTATATCTTGATTCTATCATTAGGAACGATTCTAAGTTTATATATACCGAAGCAGGAAATGGCAGCACAGGAGACGATGGTGATTCCGGATGAAGCGATTCGCCTGCGGATCCTCGCCAATAGTGATCTGGATGGGGATCAGAACGTGAAGAGACTTGTCCGGGATGAAGTCAACAAGGAAATCACAAATTGGGTATCGAATCTGACTTCACAGGATGAGGCGAAAGCAGTCATCAAGGAAGGATTGCCACAGCTTCAGAAGATTGCAGAGGATGTCGTTGCGGAAGAAGGCATGGATCAATCAGTGAAAGTGGAGTTTGGCAAAGTGGACTTTCCGACGAAATTATATGGTCAGTATCTTTATCCGGCTGGTGAGTATGAAGCAGTGTTGATCACACTTGGTAAAGGGGAAGGCGCCAACTGGTGGTGCGTCCTGTATCCGCCACTATGCTTCCTGGATTTCTCTACAGGAAACGCCGTAAGAAGTACGGGTTTTGAAACGAAAGTGGAGGCTAGCGGGAATGAAGTGACAGAAGTGGACCCTGAAGACGCAGAGAGTGCAGATGTTGAACAACAACCTGAAGAAGATACTATTGCCTATAAGCAAGTCGAAGTGGAAGCAGTGGAAGCCGGTGTGATCGATGAGGAAGAAAAGGTAGAGATGCCGGTTGAAGATGAGGTAAAAAAGCAAGAAAAACAAGTTCAGGAAAAAGTAGAAAAACAAGAAGAACCGGTATTTGTTGAAGATCAGGAAGAAGAAGTCGAGGTTCGTTTCTTCGTAGTCGATCTATT
Coding sequences within it:
- the prfA gene encoding peptide chain release factor 1, giving the protein MFDRLQAVEDRYDKLNELLSDPEIVNDPKKLRDYSKEQSDIQATVEAYREYKELTGQYKDAKAMLDDKLDADMREMVKEEVSELEEQIEALEARLKILLIPKDPNDDKNVIMEVRGAAGGDEAALFAGDLYRMYSRFAEAQGWKIEVMEANSTGVGGYKEIIFMINGNGAFSKMKYENGAHRVQRVPETESGGRIHTSTATVACLPEAEEVEVDIHDKDIRVDTFASSGPGGQSVNTTMSAVRLTHIPTGVVVSCQDEKSQIKNKEKAMKVLRARVYDKFQREVQAEYDANRKSAVGTGDRSERIRTYNFPQNRVTDHRIGLTIQKLDQILEGKMDEVIDALIIEDQSKLLERLEE
- the prmC gene encoding peptide chain release factor N(5)-glutamine methyltransferase, with the translated sequence MVTVFEALKWASSFLVENGRDENVGEIYLRHLLGMSRSQLLAEQRRSVPQEKWDEFQEGIRTHAGGVPIQHIIGTEEFYGREFVVNEHVLIPRPETEELIYYGLEKMKDLFSDSASPLQAADVGTGSGAIAVTLKHESKRLPLEMMAVDISSEALAVAGENSRRLDADVRFFEGDLLQPLIQAGVKLDILLSNPPYIPLTDRETLSNVVIDHEPELALFGGEDGYDLYKRFMEELPLVIKEKFLIGFEVGVGQGETVADLLRATFPDAETEVVHDINGKDRMVFCVRK
- the spoIIR gene encoding stage II sporulation protein R, giving the protein MKTKHTVLLYILILSLGTILSLYIPKQEMAAQETMVIPDEAIRLRILANSDLDGDQNVKRLVRDEVNKEITNWVSNLTSQDEAKAVIKEGLPQLQKIAEDVVAEEGMDQSVKVEFGKVDFPTKLYGQYLYPAGEYEAVLITLGKGEGANWWCVLYPPLCFLDFSTGNAVRSTGFETKVEASGNEVTEVDPEDAESADVEQQPEEDTIAYKQVEVEAVEAGVIDEEEKVEMPVEDEVKKQEKQVQEKVEKQEEPVFVEDQEEEVEVRFFVVDLFKGLFK